A window of Sorex araneus isolate mSorAra2 chromosome 3, mSorAra2.pri, whole genome shotgun sequence genomic DNA:
TTTGTtgtacccatttttttttccaatgtgtAACTAGTTGACTTGTTAAGAATGTGTCAACAGTTGGTTCAAACATCTTACCAAACACCTCAGTTTCCACTGGGAAGCAAAATTCTTGTTCAAAAAGAACGGGAATTCCATCCTGCTGTGGGGAGAGTGAAAGCGGGCACCTGGGCTTTGGGATGGTGTGTGCTCTTCAGTTTGTGGCAGTAGGTCCCTTCCTTATTGAAACAGGCAGTGTTGGCAGAGCAGGTCAGTGGCAGAGCTGAAGTTCAACATCGTCCTATGAAAATGCTGGATCTTCCTCTTCATTTGCTTCATAGTAGAGCTACTACTCTTGGTTTTGTAGGTCATTTCTTTCAGAATCTTGTCTGTGAGGTAATGCAGCCAGAGTACATTATTATACGGGTGATACTCACCCCAGCGGTTGTTGTTCTCCTTCCTCATTAGTCTATAGATCTCAAACTGGTAGTCACCTTGCCCTGTAAATAGGTCCTCATCCTTGGAAATGTCACAGAAAATCACAATGCCATCTCTCTCTAAGCGTGACAGGGTATAGTCAATGATGTTGACCTGCAGCCCCTGAGTGGGGATTGATCTCGTCTCCCCATTCAGGGTGTAGTGGAGTTCTTTCAGCGGGGTTTTCTTCAAAAGCACATTCCCCCAGTGTAAGTCTCGGTGTTCAAAGTGCAGTGAGGCCTCTGCCACCGCGAGGGATGCAGTGATCTGGTGGAGAATGCTCTtggcagtggccagggaggaTAACTTTGACTTCATTTGCTCTAAGTCTGTTCCCCCAAACTCAAATTCCAGCACAATGAAGAGCTGATCTACCTCAAAAAAGTCAGGTCGATCATTTGCAGACCCTTTGGTTGAGTTGTACTTATCCCAGGCTCTAAGGAGCAAGGGTGGGTAGGACCCTTGAACGCAGTGCACTGAGTTCAGCCCAATAAAGCCTTCCGTGCGGTTGACTAGCTCATCAGACAACAGGCTCAACTCCTTAGAGATGATGATCTCTGGCAGAATTTCCTCAAAAGTTTTCTGATGGGCCCCATTCACTAGACATGGTCCTTCAATAGCTATGATTTTCAGGGCTACCAGCGTGTGGTTAACAGTTACTTCAAACACCTCACCAAACACCCCTTCCCCAATCTTCTGACAGCATTCCAATTTTTCTGTGTAATAGCAAAAGGGGACTGGGCCTTCCTGGTTGCATTCCCTATAGACCTTTTCAGCATCGGATGCCTTTTTGTCTGCAACACACAGCATCTTGATGGGGGATAGCAAATACATGGAAGAGGAGCGCCAAGAGGCCAGAGCACTACTTCTTCCACTTGAGACAGGAGGGTTGGAGAATTCTGACAGGAGGGTGTTAGAAGAACAATTGGCAGCAGTACTGCTGCTGCACACTTCAGAGGTGGCAGTCACAATCTTCTTCTTGTGGAAACTGAAGGACGCCCGAGTTTTGACCCATGAGCAAGCATTCTGCAAAGGAGTGAGGTCCTGGGTGGAGCGGGCCTCCTTTTCCATACCTTGTTCAAGCTGCTGGCAGTGCAGAGGCGGTGAGGTTGCCATGGTCTCCTGTTTCCTTTTCCGGCAGGACCCATTTCTTCGAGGCCTGTTGCTTTCCACAGGTACAGTGCAGTTCCTGCGACCCCTGAGCTCCTCACAGTCTCTTAGGGCAGCCCCCTGAGAGTCCTCCTTTGGACAGGGTGCGGGGCCCTTGGCCCTTTTCTTACAGTGGCTTGATAAACGGGGGCTTTTCAACCTCTTGCGTGACGGCTGTCTTCTCCAACCGGAGCCCCTCCCAGTCTTCCGCTGGGGGCGCAACTCAGAATCCGCAGTGTCTTCTTCCGAGTCCCTGGAATCAAAGAGAGCTGACCTGAGGCTGCCACTGGTTTGGTGGTCCAACCTGGAttccagggggcaggggagaggtgacGACAGGTCCACAGTGGCCGCTGGGACTCTGGGAACGTCGGAGGCTGCGTCCAGCGTGGTGGAAGGGGTCGTGACCATCCTGACACTCTCTCCTAGCGCTGGCGATCCACGGCGCGGGcccggagaggccggcaagctgaACAGGGAGGTACTGGTGCCCAGCTCGCTGCCGTCCGGGGGCTGTCCGCAGTCGCCGAGGTCCGGGCCGGGGAAGGGCGGCAGTCGGTGCGGGCCGCAGGGGGTGCTGCAATTCTGCGGCGGCCGGGCTCGCAGCCTCGCGCGCTGGGGGGTGGCAGCGGGGCTCGGCGTGTCCTTGGCGCCGCGGCCGCCAGCTCGCCTGCGCCGCCGTGCTCTCACCGGGCTGCCGAGGAAGTCGGGGTCCGCGTCGAGATCGTCCGCACCGCCGGACGGCGAGGAGCCGCTGCCGCTGGTGTCgttgccgctgctgctgctgaagAGAAAGCCGCGGCCGTTCGGCCGGAACCACTGCGCCGCCGTCCGGCCCGGCAGCCGCCGCGGCTCCCGGCCACCCGCCCCTCCATACGTTCGAAAGAGGCGGCACGCAGGTCGCGGGAGCGACGCCGCCATGGCCGCCACCCGCCAAGCCGTTCAAACACAAACACCGCGAGAGCCGCGCGGCGTCCGCGAGCGCGGCGCCGGCCCGCCGGGTCCTAGCGCCCGGCCGCGCGCCTGCGCAGGCGGTGCCCTCGGGCGCCGTCCCCAGTTCCCACGCACTCTCTCTGCAGGAGCTCACCGAGTGCGAGCAAACGGTCCGGACGGAGTGCGGGAGCCACCGCGTCCAGGTGAGCGCGGCCGTTGCGATGGGGCGAGGGCAGGAGGAGGGCCCGCACGGAGGGACGCGGACCCCGTGCTATCCTGGAATGCACTTGCGGGACGGCCGGGTGTGCTTCGGAACTTCTGCACCGGGTCCCCTTTGCCCAGCTTGCGGCTTGGCTTAAGCCCCAAGGAGCGCCGAAGGTGCCCACACCTTTTGTGGAACTTCGAGGTGCTCTACGTGCCAGATGTTAGAGCCCTTTCGCACGGAAGGGCATGGTACCAACCAGACTTTCCTTTTCTAGCATGTGAAGAAATGGCATTCAGTGAAGTGCAACATCACTACGGCTAAAGAAAACGTGACCGTGGCGGCAGAGCTCACCTTGGATCCCTCCAAACAGGTACTGGAGATCTAACTGCTGTGTACCCAGTCGCTCGCGGGCAGCTCCTTCTACTAAGGATAACCAACCGCATCTCAGAAATAACCCGCTCAAATCTCAGAAACAACGCGTCCAAATCTCAGAAATAACATGTCCAAATCTTGACCCTTACCAGATTCTTCAGGGTCATTTCCTCCATTCACTCACTGGGGATTACCTGTGACTCCCCCTTTCCTGTATCCCTGTATCTGGTCTAGCCTTAAGCCTTCCCATTTCCCACCTGCACCCCTCACCAGTACATCCGAAATCCGTTCACTTTTTGACATTGCTTTTCTTACACTTCAGGCTGCCATCTCTAACTTGAGCTGTTGCTGTGATCTATCCAGCCCTTTACAAACATTGTTCACAGCCAACTTTTGGGCGCGGGGGCCTCCCCAGTGGTTTAGAGGACCACCCCAAGAAcattcccagtggttctcagccaATCAGTCAACCAGACTGGCGATGACCTGGATCACCCGGATGTTGCTTAAGGGCCACCAGGACCTCACCTACTGATGCTGGCTGGGAGTAGGGGCCCTACAGGGCTGCACCTGATGGTATTCTGGGCttgggagccatgtggtgctgcTAGGCATGCACTCacctctatgctatctctcctaCCCACAGCCAGCTTTTAAAAGTTTAACACTGTGGgtggctggactgatagcacagcgggtagggtgtttgccttgcatgcagctgacccaggttcgattcccagcatcccatatggtcccctgagcatattatctctcaggagtaattcctgagtgcagagccaggaataacctctgcatcgctgggtgtgacccaaaaagcaaaaaaaaaaaaaaaaaaaaaaagtttaacactGTGTGCTAAACTGTGTGACAACACAGGgactaagacacttgccttgcatgtagttgctTGTACTTTATTctccagcagcacatatggtcctcctgaggacagctagaagtgatccctgagagtggTCTCCCATGGGTCTGTCACCCCCCCAAGCatataaccccccccccaaaatagaaaaagcatAACCACAACAACAAATTGTCAGGAACTGATTTATGACAGGCAGGTGAGTTTGGGATGTGGCACGAGGCATATGAAGGGTAGGGAAGAGAAGTTGCTTGGTACTTGCAGGTTCTTAAAAGTTCCTGCTTGAATAATTCAGCTTGATGAAGTCATTAAGTAGGTTAAGTGAGGAGTACAGGGAAGGAACGCAGGTTCAAAGGGAAAAGCAATGGTAAATGAATGAAAGCGGAGGTGGGGAAATGGTGAGTGCCCTTCAGAAACAGTAAGTTCTgtctaaaatatgttttattcccCTTTCTCCCACTCATAGATATTAGCAAAATTAACTGAACTTGAAGTCCTTGGTGAAATATCCTTCAACAAATTTCTGTACGAGGGACTGAATGTGGAGAACCACAAAACTaaggtaactcctggctgtgttttggGTGGTATCCTGGGAAAACTCTGCCTTACCCCTGAGCAGATGCTCTTGCCCTTTTCTGTTCCCCATTCCTGTTCCAGTCTTACCACCTCTGACCTTCACTCTGCTACCTATGACCTGGAAGTAATCTTCTTCTGCCCCACTTTTTCCCCTATCTGAAGTGAGGCCATAGATTAAGAGGCTGAAGCTGAAAGAACTAGGTGgattagagatttaaaaaaaaaaaaattacaagtgagataatttttctttttacatgaaCTCTTCTCCTAGAATATAAAATCAGTGTTAAACAACTGTTCTTTAGGACTtgaggggttggagggatagtatagcaggtcagctgcttgctttgtatgtgtctgactctggtttgatccttggtgccTCATATGGTACTCACCTTGgtaccagaggtgatccctgagtacagagccaggagtcaaccctgaacacttataggtatggccccaactcctcacctccccacctccaaaCATATGTAGGAATGGTATGtgttggataatattggtttgttcttgctcctc
This region includes:
- the HASPIN gene encoding serine/threonine-protein kinase haspin — translated: MAASLPRPACRLFRTYGGAGGREPRRLPGRTAAQWFRPNGRGFLFSSSSGNDTSGSGSSPSGGADDLDADPDFLGSPVRARRRRRAGGRGAKDTPSPAATPQRARLRARPPQNCSTPCGPHRLPPFPGPDLGDCGQPPDGSELGTSTSLFSLPASPGPRRGSPALGESVRMVTTPSTTLDAASDVPRVPAATVDLSSPLPCPLESRLDHQTSGSLRSALFDSRDSEEDTADSELRPQRKTGRGSGWRRQPSRKRLKSPRLSSHCKKRAKGPAPCPKEDSQGAALRDCEELRGRRNCTVPVESNRPRRNGSCRKRKQETMATSPPLHCQQLEQGMEKEARSTQDLTPLQNACSWVKTRASFSFHKKKIVTATSEVCSSSTAANCSSNTLLSEFSNPPVSSGRSSALASWRSSSMYLLSPIKMLCVADKKASDAEKVYRECNQEGPVPFCYYTEKLECCQKIGEGVFGEVFEVTVNHTLVALKIIAIEGPCLVNGAHQKTFEEILPEIIISKELSLLSDELVNRTEGFIGLNSVHCVQGSYPPLLLRAWDKYNSTKGSANDRPDFFEVDQLFIVLEFEFGGTDLEQMKSKLSSLATAKSILHQITASLAVAEASLHFEHRDLHWGNVLLKKTPLKELHYTLNGETRSIPTQGLQVNIIDYTLSRLERDGIVIFCDISKDEDLFTGQGDYQFEIYRLMRKENNNRWGEYHPYNNVLWLHYLTDKILKEMTYKTKSSSSTMKQMKRKIQHFHRTMLNFSSATDLLCQHCLFQ